A region of the Polaribacter sp. L3A8 genome:
CCTTAATTTCTTCTGCAGAAGCATCTGGGCTAGATATTTTTAATTTATCGAATAAGGTAAAATTATCATGACAGGAAACATAATTAATTGCTTGCCAAGGTTGTTGAGCCCAAGGAGCTTTCGAATAATTTACGTATTCATAATTTACTTGTGGATGCTCTATGGCACCTACAATTCCGCATTTAATAGATTCTTCAGTAAATTTTGCACCACTAACAAAACCTGTACTCTCATCTTCAAAAACGGCTCCTTTTATAGCATCTCTAATATCATCAGAAAAAGCAGCAATTTGTGGCATTTGCGAAATGTGTTTTTTTAAAGCACGCTTTTCTTCTGGTAGCGGAGAGCTACCACCAACCCAACCTTCACCATAGATAAGTGCATTGGGGTTTATTTTTTTTACTTCATTGGCAATTAAATTCATAGTTTCTATGTCGTGAATTGCCATTAAATCAAAACGAAAACCATCTAAATGATATTCTTCCGTCCAATATTTTACAGACTCAACCATAAATTTTTGAGTCATTTTTCTTTCAGAGGCAGTTTCATTACCACAACCCGATGCATTAGAGTAAGTACCATCAGTATTAAATCGATAATAATAACCTGGGTTTTCTAAGTTAAAATTAGAAGTTTCTGTTTTTCCTGTATGATTATAAACAACATCCAAAATAACTCCGATACCTGCATCATGAAAAGCTTGTACCATTGTTTTAAATTCGTAAATACGGACTTCTGCTTTAAAAGGATCTGTAGAAAAAGAGCCTTCTGGAACATTGTAATTTTGAGGATCGTAGCCCCAATTGAATTGTGGAGTTTCTAAATGCGTTTCATCAATAGAATATTGATCAAAAGTTGGTAATAAATGTACATGTGTAATTCCTAATCTTTTTATGTGGTCTATTGCAGTTGGAACATTTTGAGTGCTTTTTACGCCTTTTTCTATCAAACCTAAATATTTACCGGGATAAGATGAGTTGGCTTCTTTTTGAATGGTTATATTTCGAATATGAAGTTCATAAATAATAGCATGATTTGGCATGTCTAACGGAACATATTTGTCTTGCTCCCAATTTTCGGGATTCGTTTTATCAGTATTTAAAACCATGGCTCTATTTCCATTTACTCCAACTGCCTTAGCATAAATTCCTGGGGTTTCTGCCAACCAAGTTTCATTAATACATGTTTGGTATGTATAGTAGGTTCCGTCTAAATCTCTGTCAATAGTTTTAAACCAAAGTCCATTTTCTTCAGCAATTAAATCTAAGGTTTCAAAAGCATCAGTATTATTACCAGTTTTATATAAATTTAGCTTTATAGCGTTAGCTCTTGGAGACCATATTTTAAAAGTAGTTTTTTCTTTAGAGTAGTCTAACCAAAGGCTTTTATCTGTTGTAGGGTATTCTTCAAAAGAAGAAAAATTGTGTTTATTTTGTTCCATCTCATCCTTATTGAAAGTACAAGAAAGTTCCTCTTTTTTATTCATATATCCAATGTAATTATTGAATATATTTTGAGTTTTTATTGCGCTGTTATTTGTCTATTTTCTAAAAAATAGAAGAAGTAGTTTTTGAGGTAAATTTCTCTAAAAACAACATTCCTTTATAAGAATTTCCTTTGATGTTTAACTTCGGACTCCAAACAGCAATGCAGTATTTATCTGGGTGAATGGCAACAATTCCGCCTCCAACACCACTTTTACCAGGTAGTCCAACACGAAAAGCAAACTCACCAGATTCATCATAAAAACCACAAGTAAGCATAATGGCGTTAATTCTTTTTGTTTGACTTTCTGTAATTACTTTTTCTCCTTTTTGTGTTGTAAAATTATCAATCGTTAGATATAAAAATATTTTTGAAAGTTCTTTACAGGTCATTTCTAAAGAACACATGTGAAAGTAAAAGTCTAAGACTACATCTACGTCATTTTTAATGTTTCCAAAAGATTTTATAAAATTACAAAGCGCAACATTTCTATACCCAGAACTTTTTTCCGATTGTGCTACTTTCTCGTTATATTTTAAAGTAGGAATGTTAGAAATATCTTTACAGAAGTCTAAGAAGTCTTCTTTTGGGTTGTTAAGGTGACTGACCAATACATCGCAAACCACAATTGCGCCAGCATTTATAAAAGGGTTTCTAGGTTTTCCTAAATCTGCTTCTAATTGTAATAAAGAGTTAAACGGATTTCCAGAAGGTTCTACATCTACTCGGTCCCATAATTTTATGCCTTCAAATTTATAAGCTAAGGTTAATGAAAGAATTTTAGTAATACTTTGTACCGAAAACTTTTTGTCAAAATCGCCAACACCAAAAGATTCTTTATCAATAGTTGTAACAGCAACGCCAAAATTAGATGGATCTACAAATGCCAATTCAGGAATGTAATTGGCTACTTTACCAATGTCAGCTACATTTTTTACATCAGCATAAACGCATTCAATTACTTCTTTATAATTTTCCATTCTTATTGGTGTTCTTAGTAACACAAACCTATTCTAAAATTATGTAAGAAACAACATAAAAAGACATCATAAAAAAAAGGAACTACATTGCTGTAATTCCTTTTGTAAATTATGAGATTCCTCAATCGCCTAAAAAGGCTCATTTCAGAATGACAAGTCTTATCAAAGTATTGTTAAACAAGCTCCACAAACAAACCATCGTCTGTTTTAGTAACCTTTGCAACTTTATGTTTTGTTAAACCTTTAATGGTTTTATCCCATTTTTTGTTAGACAAACCAGATTTTACTTTTAAGTCGTTTAAATCTATTTTTTCTGCTTTGGTAACAATTGCCAAAACAGCTTTTTCATCAGCATTCAATTCTACTGCAGTCGCTTTTTTCTCTGGTCTCATTTGAGGGAAGAATAAAACTTCTTGTATAGATTGGTTGTTGGTTAAAAACATAATTAAACGGTCCATTCCAATTCCCATTCCAGAAGTTGGAGGCATTCCGTATTCTAACGCTCTTAAGAAATCTTCATCAATAAACTCAGTTGCTTCATCATCTCCTTTTTGAGCTAATTTTAATTGGTGCTCAAAACGCTCACGTTGGTCAATTGGGTCATTTAATTCAGAATATGCGTTGGCAATTTCTTTACCACAAACCATTAACTCAAAACGCTCTGTTAATTCTGGGTTGTCTCTGTGTTCTTTACAAAGCGGAGACATTTCTTTAGGATAATCGGTAATAAAAGTTGGCTGAATGTAGTTTCCTTCACATTTTTCACCAAAAATTTCATCAATTAACTTTCCTTTTCCCATTGTTTCATCCACAGGAATATTCATGCCTTTTGCAGCAGCTCTAATTTCATCTTCTGTTTTACCAGTAATATCAAAACCAGTAAAATGTTTAATAGAATCTGCCATTGTAACTCTGGCATAAGGCGCTTTAAAGTCTATTTTGTGTTCACCAAAAGTAGCTTCAGAAGTTCCGTTTACTGCAATAGCACAATGCTCTAAAAGTTGCTCTGCAAAATCCATCATCCAATTGTAATCTTTGTAAGATACATAGATTTCCATGGCTGTAAATTCAGGGTTATGAGTTCTGTCCATTCCTTCATTTCTAAAGTTTTTAGAGAATTCATACACACCATCAAAACCACCAACAATTAATCTTTTTAAATACAATTCATTGGCAATTCTCATGTATAACGGAATGTCTAATGAGTTATGATGCGTTATAAAAGGTCTTGCTGCTGCACCTCCAGGAATTGGTTGTAAAACCGGAGTTTCAACTTCAAAATAACCAGCATCATTAAAGAAAGAACGCATTGCGTTAAACAATTTTGTTCTTTTTATAAACACCTCTTTTACGTGTGGGTTTACTACTAAATCTGCATAACGTTGTCTGTAGCGTAATTCAGGATCTGTAAAAGCATCATAAGTAACACCGTCTTTTACTTTTGGTAAAGGCAATGGTTTTAAAGACTTACTTAACAATGTAAAGTTCTTAACACGTACTGTTTTTTCTCCCACTTTAGTGGTAAACAATTCTCCTTCAATCCCTACAAAATCACCTAAATCTAGTAATTTTTTAAAAACATCATTGTACAAGGCTTTATCCTCACCAGTACAAATTTCATCACGGTTAAAATACACTTGTATTCTACCTTCTCCGTCTTGTAATTGTGCAAAAGAAGCTTTTCCTTGTATGTTAATAGACATTAGTCTACCAGCAATAATTACCTTTTTTCCTTCAGCATAATCTTGCTTTATCTTTGCTGAATTTGAATCTATTGGATATAAATCTGCAGGATAAGGATTGATGCCTAAAGCGCGTAATTTTACGAGCTTTTCTCTACGTACAACTTCTTGTTCTGATAATTGCATTTGCTGTTTAGTTTTCTAATGTTTATTTAAGAATGCAAAGATACAATCAAATGAATTAATAGACAATTGAGAATAAAATAAAAAACAACTTCTTTATTTGAGAATATCTAAAAACATCGTATATTTGTCGGCTGCTTTTTGTTAGGGCAGCATTAGTTGTGTTGTTTTGGCGCTTTAGTAAAAGCGTCGTGGTTTTGTTAACCAATGGAAAGCTTCCCTGAAACGGGACGCTTTTTTTTATGCCTTTTTGTGAATAGAATGCACGTTTGTTTTTGTATAATGTGCTAATTGGTCTCTTAAATTTTCTTTTTTTTAGTAGCTATTTCCAGCTTTCCGTTATATCTTTTTTCTGAAATAGAAAAAAGGATGCCACTACAATCTGGGCTAGACTTGTTTGCAGACTTATATCAATCTTTAAATTATATGTAATCCTCGTTAAGGAATTGTCTCGTCATTGCTAAGAATGAAGCAATCTCTAAATATAGAATACGTAAATCTTAATAAACAGATTACTTCGTCGTTCCTACTCGTAATGACGCTTCTCATGATTTGTTGAGAATAAAAAATAGTATTTAAAAAAAGCTTCCTTTAAATTCCCAAAACTGAATTATAAATAGCACAAAATAGATCGCTGCAATAGAAAATTTAATGGTAGCTGAAGCTAAAAACCCAATAAATGCACCGAAAGAAGCTTTTAAAGCTCTGTTTGTGTCTTTGCTATCATAAAGTAGTTCTCCTACAAAAGCACCCAAAAAAGCGCCAATTAACATTCCAAACGGAATAGGAGAGAACAAGCCTACAAATAAGCCAATTGTAGTACCGTAAACTCCATATTTTGTGCCGCCAAAACGTTTTGTGCCCATGCCAGGTATAAAATAATCGAGAATCCAAATTAAAATGGCCACGGCTAATGTAATTCCTAAAAAAGTCCAATCCATCGGAATTATTTTAGTAAAATGTAATAAAAGTAAACCTACCCAACTTGTTAAAGGTCCGGGTAAAATGGGTAAAAAAGCGCCAATAATGCCTAAGCAAACAAAAAGGAATCCTAATAGTAATAAAAATATATCCATAAATATTTTAATAATTATACGGGTTTAAAGTCAATAAACATCACAGTTTTCTAATTATAAGACGATTATAGTTAAGTTATGTTACAAAATTTTTAACTAATAAATTAGTTTAAACTATATAATTAGTTATATTTGCATTGTTGAACTAAAAACTTAGTTATAATTATGAGCAAACAATTAACAAAAGCAGAAGAGCAGATTATGCAAGTCTTATGGGATTTAAAAGAAGCTTCTGTAAAGGAAGTGATAGAAAAATTACCGGAACCAAAACCTGCATATAATACCGTTTCTACCATTGTTAGAATTTTAGAAACCAAAGAATTTGTTGGGCATAAACCTGTAGGAAGAGGATTTATCTATCATCCTATTATTGAAAAAGAAGCCTACAGTAACCAGAGTTTACACAAATTAATGAATGGTTATTTTGATGGTTCTTTTAAAAGTATGGTTTCCTTTTTTGTAAAAGAAAATAAAATGGACGTTGCGGAACTAGAATCTATTTTAAAGGAAGTGAATAAAGGGAAGTAAGGATTCAGTATTCAGTCACAGTTTGCAGTTTACAAAACCTGTCATTCCGATGAGATACGAAGAGGAATCTCATTTTAGATTTCTCAATCGTCTAAAAAGACTCATTTCGAAATGACAGAAAAAGGAAAATAAGTAAGCAGTAATTCAGTAATAAGTTGGCAGTCTCAGTTTTCAGTTCCTGTCAGTTCGAGTGATTTTGACTTTTCGTTAAAATTGTATCGAGAACATTTAAAAATAAAAAAGCGATGATCAATTATATTCTACAAGTCATATTATTTCAAGTATTGTTTTTGGCTATTTATGATTTCTTTCTAAGTAAAGAAACCTTTTTTACTAAAAACAGATGGTATTTAATTAGTACACCAATTGTATCTTTCATTTTACCGTTTATTAAAATTCCTACGTTTCAAAAAGCGGTTCCAAAAGAGTTTATTATTTATTTACCAGAAATCGTTTTATCACCAGAAAAAGTAATTCAGGATGTTTTTCAAGAAACGAGTTTGTATCAATCTATAAATTATGTACACCTGTTATTTTGGTTTGGTTTCAGTCTTTTTTTGATACTTTTTTTAATAAAATTGTTTAAAATAACAAACCTAATTAGAAAAAGCGAAGTTGTAAAAAAAGCGAATCACACTTTAGTTTTAATACCGAATCAAACCAAGGCATTTTCTTTTTTCAACTTTATTTTTTTAGGGAAAGAAATTCCAATTTCTCAACAAACACAAATTATAGCACATGAACTAGTGCATAGTAATCAAAAGCATTCTTTAGATTTATTATTCTTCGAATTTTTAAAAATCATGATGTGGTTTAACCCAATGATTTTTATTTATCAAAAGAGAATAACACTCATTCACGAGTATATTTCTGACGAAGTAGCTGCAAAGTCTGAAACAAAAGAAATTTATATCAATAATTTGCTATCCAACTTTTTTCAAGTTGAAAACATTGCCTTTGTAAATCAATTTTATAAAAAAACCTTAATTAAAAAAAGAATTATTATGATGAAAAAGAAACAATCAAAAAAAATGAATCAGTTAAAGTATTTGTTACTAATTCCGGTATTGGCGAGTATGTTATTTTATACTTCTTGTGTATCTAATGATAGTACAAAAGAATCTGAAATAGAATTGTTAAAGGTAGAAAATCAACAATTAAGAGATTCGTTAAGTGTTAAAAATAAACAGTTAGAGATTTCATCTAAACTTGCTAGATATAAAAGAGATACTAAAAATAATATTTCTCCAGACGGTTCTGTTTCATTTATGATCATAGATAAAGCACCAACTTTTCCAGGTTGTGAGCCTGGAGATAAAGCTTGTTTCTCAAAAATGGTGCAAAAACATTTTATTAAAAACTTCAATAGTGAATTACCAAATACTCTTGGTTTAGAATCAGGTAAAAAGAGAGTGTTTATTGGTTTTAGAATAGATAAAGAAGGTAATGTTGTAGATGTAGATTCAAGAGCTCCACACCCAGATATTAAAGAAGAAGTGATTAGAGTTATGAATATGTTGCCGAAAGTAGCACCTGGCGAACAAGACGGTAAAACGGTGGGTGTAAAATATTCCATTCCATTTACAATAGTAATTGAATAATAAGTTTATGAAAAAGAACATTGTACTTGTATTTTTATTTGTAATTGTTAAAGTCGGGGCGCAAACTCCGGCTTTTTCTAAAGTAGATAGTTTATTTGAAATTGGTCGATATAAAATAGCTTTAATGGAGTTAGATAAAATAGAAAGTCCTTCCTTTTTATCAAATTATAAAACAGCTATTATTTATGAATCTATCGATAATTATAACAAAACGATAGAGTTTTTAGAAAAAGCATTGGTTTTTAAAGCAGATTACCAAGCAAAATTAAAATTAGCAAAAGCCTATCAAAGAATTAAAAATACGAATAAGGCTGTTGAAATTTATGAAGAAATTGTAGCAAAAGATTCTTTAAACTTAGTTTTAAAATATCAGTTAGGTAAGTTGTATTTATCAGCAAAGAAAGGAGATAAAGCAATTATTATATTTAAAGAATTGATAAAAGAAAATCCTTTAAATGCGCATTATTCATATCAATTAGGGATTGGGTATGCTCTAAAAAATGATAGAAATAGAATGATAAACAGTTTTTTAGATACGTACGCTAAAGATGCTACTCATTTTAATGCTGTTTTAAGATTGGCAACTAGTTTTAATAAATTAAAAGAAATTGATTCTACTCAAATATTTGTAAAAAAAGGACTTGAGTTGGATAGCAATCATATTGCTTTAAATAAGTTGAAAGTAAATCAATTATATAGAGATAAGAAATATGTAGAAGCAATTCCGTTTTTATTAAAATTAGATGCTATTTCTAAAAATGATACATTTCCGACTTCTATGTTGGGGAGAACTTATTACAATTTAGATAGTTTAGACAAAGCAGATATCTATTTTAAAAAACTATTTTCTATGGATGGAGAAAATTATAAAGCGTTTACATATCGTGGTCATATAGCATCAAAACAAAAGAAATATTTAATTGCTGCTACGTATTACAGAATGGCGACTTTTATAGGGAAAGATAAAAGAGATGAAGAATATTATGGTTTAGGAACTGTGAATTATGAGT
Encoded here:
- the pulA gene encoding type I pullulanase, giving the protein MNKKEELSCTFNKDEMEQNKHNFSSFEEYPTTDKSLWLDYSKEKTTFKIWSPRANAIKLNLYKTGNNTDAFETLDLIAEENGLWFKTIDRDLDGTYYTYQTCINETWLAETPGIYAKAVGVNGNRAMVLNTDKTNPENWEQDKYVPLDMPNHAIIYELHIRNITIQKEANSSYPGKYLGLIEKGVKSTQNVPTAIDHIKRLGITHVHLLPTFDQYSIDETHLETPQFNWGYDPQNYNVPEGSFSTDPFKAEVRIYEFKTMVQAFHDAGIGVILDVVYNHTGKTETSNFNLENPGYYYRFNTDGTYSNASGCGNETASERKMTQKFMVESVKYWTEEYHLDGFRFDLMAIHDIETMNLIANEVKKINPNALIYGEGWVGGSSPLPEEKRALKKHISQMPQIAAFSDDIRDAIKGAVFEDESTGFVSGAKFTEESIKCGIVGAIEHPQVNYEYVNYSKAPWAQQPWQAINYVSCHDNFTLFDKLKISSPDASAEEIKAMHKLSTAIVMTSQGTPFLHEGSEMMSTKKGDRNSYKSPDAINEIDWNLKIENADVLSYYKNLIKLRKEHPAFRMPTAKDVQDNLKFKKIDDGLVSYLLKNNANNDSWSKILVIFNGQNHDINYELNQSYKIAVLKDSFDFEGKESVSDTVTVPAISMMVLFQKKMTAKEKYYKEKLLELVEKLFIETGDARSRFINCEERLKAAYTASKIESNSNDVIAFWDNLWNDLNEKEALFNNTIELKSSFLMTIQSKENTALEKYLLFLLKEISRLN
- a CDS encoding glutaminase is translated as MENYKEVIECVYADVKNVADIGKVANYIPELAFVDPSNFGVAVTTIDKESFGVGDFDKKFSVQSITKILSLTLAYKFEGIKLWDRVDVEPSGNPFNSLLQLEADLGKPRNPFINAGAIVVCDVLVSHLNNPKEDFLDFCKDISNIPTLKYNEKVAQSEKSSGYRNVALCNFIKSFGNIKNDVDVVLDFYFHMCSLEMTCKELSKIFLYLTIDNFTTQKGEKVITESQTKRINAIMLTCGFYDESGEFAFRVGLPGKSGVGGGIVAIHPDKYCIAVWSPKLNIKGNSYKGMLFLEKFTSKTTSSIF
- the lysS gene encoding lysine--tRNA ligase; protein product: MQLSEQEVVRREKLVKLRALGINPYPADLYPIDSNSAKIKQDYAEGKKVIIAGRLMSINIQGKASFAQLQDGEGRIQVYFNRDEICTGEDKALYNDVFKKLLDLGDFVGIEGELFTTKVGEKTVRVKNFTLLSKSLKPLPLPKVKDGVTYDAFTDPELRYRQRYADLVVNPHVKEVFIKRTKLFNAMRSFFNDAGYFEVETPVLQPIPGGAAARPFITHHNSLDIPLYMRIANELYLKRLIVGGFDGVYEFSKNFRNEGMDRTHNPEFTAMEIYVSYKDYNWMMDFAEQLLEHCAIAVNGTSEATFGEHKIDFKAPYARVTMADSIKHFTGFDITGKTEDEIRAAAKGMNIPVDETMGKGKLIDEIFGEKCEGNYIQPTFITDYPKEMSPLCKEHRDNPELTERFELMVCGKEIANAYSELNDPIDQRERFEHQLKLAQKGDDEATEFIDEDFLRALEYGMPPTSGMGIGMDRLIMFLTNNQSIQEVLFFPQMRPEKKATAVELNADEKAVLAIVTKAEKIDLNDLKVKSGLSNKKWDKTIKGLTKHKVAKVTKTDDGLFVELV
- a CDS encoding DUF456 domain-containing protein encodes the protein MDIFLLLLGFLFVCLGIIGAFLPILPGPLTSWVGLLLLHFTKIIPMDWTFLGITLAVAILIWILDYFIPGMGTKRFGGTKYGVYGTTIGLFVGLFSPIPFGMLIGAFLGAFVGELLYDSKDTNRALKASFGAFIGFLASATIKFSIAAIYFVLFIIQFWEFKGSFF
- a CDS encoding BlaI/MecI/CopY family transcriptional regulator; translated protein: MSKQLTKAEEQIMQVLWDLKEASVKEVIEKLPEPKPAYNTVSTIVRILETKEFVGHKPVGRGFIYHPIIEKEAYSNQSLHKLMNGYFDGSFKSMVSFFVKENKMDVAELESILKEVNKGK
- a CDS encoding M56 family metallopeptidase, giving the protein MINYILQVILFQVLFLAIYDFFLSKETFFTKNRWYLISTPIVSFILPFIKIPTFQKAVPKEFIIYLPEIVLSPEKVIQDVFQETSLYQSINYVHLLFWFGFSLFLILFLIKLFKITNLIRKSEVVKKANHTLVLIPNQTKAFSFFNFIFLGKEIPISQQTQIIAHELVHSNQKHSLDLLFFEFLKIMMWFNPMIFIYQKRITLIHEYISDEVAAKSETKEIYINNLLSNFFQVENIAFVNQFYKKTLIKKRIIMMKKKQSKKMNQLKYLLLIPVLASMLFYTSCVSNDSTKESEIELLKVENQQLRDSLSVKNKQLEISSKLARYKRDTKNNISPDGSVSFMIIDKAPTFPGCEPGDKACFSKMVQKHFIKNFNSELPNTLGLESGKKRVFIGFRIDKEGNVVDVDSRAPHPDIKEEVIRVMNMLPKVAPGEQDGKTVGVKYSIPFTIVIE
- a CDS encoding tetratricopeptide repeat protein produces the protein MKKNIVLVFLFVIVKVGAQTPAFSKVDSLFEIGRYKIALMELDKIESPSFLSNYKTAIIYESIDNYNKTIEFLEKALVFKADYQAKLKLAKAYQRIKNTNKAVEIYEEIVAKDSLNLVLKYQLGKLYLSAKKGDKAIIIFKELIKENPLNAHYSYQLGIGYALKNDRNRMINSFLDTYAKDATHFNAVLRLATSFNKLKEIDSTQIFVKKGLELDSNHIALNKLKVNQLYRDKKYVEAIPFLLKLDAISKNDTFPTSMLGRTYYNLDSLDKADIYFKKLFSMDGENYKAFTYRGHIASKQKKYLIAATYYRMATFIGKDKRDEEYYGLGTVNYELKKPKEAIFYFDKAFSENRNNYKALYQVAKLSDDYYKDKSIGYKKYVRFLERFESRDTIMAKFVKKRILDIKKGYFLRGEKLE